The DNA segment AATGGAGAGTCCGTTCGACGACAAGTCTGGATTCGATCCAATTGCTGTCGACCAGTTCTTTGATGCCGTTGATGCGGGTGACGAATCCAGAATTAAAGAACTCGTCGAAAAGCGAGTCGTCGACATCAACCTTTCTCGTCGAAGAGGCTATGCTGCACTTCATCTTGCCTCTGCCAGAGGTGATTTGGCGACTGTGAAATACTTGATTCGAATGAAAGCCGATACGAATGTTCTCGATGGATCAGGCGCGACGCCACTGATGTGGGCCGTGTTCCGTCGCCACGAGACTGTGGTGAAGTTCTTAGCGCCAAAGACGGATCTCAAGATCGCAAGGCAGGGTGGCGAAACAGCACATGATCTGGCTAAGCGAATGAAAATGACCCGCTTGCTAAAAACACTCGATCCAGAACCGAAAAAGACAGCCAAAAAGCGAGACACGAAAAAACGTGTCCCCACTGCCCTTCCAAACAAGAAAAAGTAAATTAAGCTTCCCCTGAAGAAGCATCAGTTTTGGCATTCGCGTCGCCAATGGCGATTTCTTGTATTTCTGCACCATCGTGCCGATACAATTTCGTCTGTTCATCCTGCACAGTCGCAATACAAACTGGACGCCCCCAGATTGATTGCAGATTCTTAAGAGTTTCACGCATGTAATCTGGTTGCATTTCGATGCCTTCAAACATGTGGGTCAATAGCAGTTCACCGCGATTTTCAAAGTTAGCATTTTCAACTTGAATAATCGGCTGACCGAAGTTTGTTAACTGAAACAACAGCTGCCGCTTAATCAATGGGAAGTCACGCGTATCGACTTCATATTGCCCTGTGCGTTTATTAAATTTATAGACAAACATTTTGTTTTCGACGCAGAAATCTTCCGTCAAGAATTCATCGATGAAGGTCACGTCATTATAGTTTCGACGAATTTCAAAAATCTTTTCGCGGCCGATTCCAAGTTTTTTGTCCCAGTTAAGCTTTAGACGAATGTCGTCGCACTCGTTCCATTCTTTGCCAAACTGCCCTTTGTTCCATCGATCTTCGATATTGCGGAAAAGCTCGATCCCGATTTTATAAGGATTAAAGCCGTTCGGCGACATCGCCATTGTACCCGAGTGCGCGTCGGCGAAATCAATAATTTCCGAATCGCTTAAGATGTCTTGAGTCATCATTTTCGAGTGCCAGTACGAAGCCCAGCCCTCATTCATAATCTTAGTCATTCCCTGGGGAGCGAAGTAATAAGCCTCATCGCGGATAATTGAAATGATGTCCTGCTGCCAGTTCTTGAGCGGCGCATGATGCATCAGAAAGGCCAAAATATCACGCTGTGGCTCGCGGGGAAACTTCTCCATTCGAGTAGTTTCCGCCGCGGCCTTTTGCTTTTGATGTTCAACGAACTCGCGGGGATTGATGTATTCATCCATGTAATCGCGATTGGCCATTTTCAAAAGTGAAACGTCCGCAGTCTTTGGGTCGTCCGTCTTAGCCTGCTGCTGCGGCGTGCGCCGCTGCATATACGGCGAATGGCGATCGATCAGGTTTTCTAATGAAAGTACTTTATCAATAAAGTCTTCAACCGTATTGATTCCATAGCGATCGATATAGCGCCGAATTCTTGTGGCGTGGTTTGCCACCTGGTCCATCATTTTTCTATTCGTGGGCGCAAACCACTGATTGTTTTTAAAGAAATCACAGTGACCATAGACGTGGGCCATGACGAGCTTCTGGTCCACCATGCGGTTGCCTTCCATAAGATAGGCATAGCAAGGGTCCGTGTTGACCACCATTTCATAGATCTTGGAAAGGCCGTACTCGTAACTCTTAGAAAGCTGCTCGTACTCCATACCAAAGCGCCAGTGTGGATAACGCACGGGAAAACCCCCGTAAGCCGCAAACTGGTTAATTTGATCGTACGTGATAATTTCGAAAATGGTCTCGAACATGTCGAGGCCATAGCCTTCTGCAACTTTCAAAATCTTGACGCGCCATTTTTCAAGTTCGGGCGTTAGGTTTGCCATCTACCGGCCCTTTCCCAGAAAGTCTTTGATCGAGCCAAGAATTTTGTCACGATTTTCGATTTTGGAAATCACAAGGCGCTCATCATCGGGAAACTCTCGTTCGAGATCTTTCGCAAATTGCCCGCTGCCGTATTTGGATTCAACTTGGCCATACCCAAACTGGTTCACATTCGGCAGAAAAAATTCCTGTAAAAGCCGCATGCAAAGCCGCGTGTCTTCGCCCGACCAATTATCACCATCTGAAAAATGAAACGGATAAATGTTCCATTGATTGGGCGGATAGTCGGCCTCAATGATATCTTTAGCTAGTTTGAAAGCAGAACTAATCAGCGTGCCACCGGATTCACTCGTCGAAAAGAACGTTTTTTCGTCGACTTCTTTAGCCGTTGCATCGTGAATGATAAATCGTGTTTCAAGCCCTTTGTAATGGCGCTTTAACCAGGTATTAATCCAAAAACTTTCCAAGCGAACGATTTCTTTTTGCTCTTCACCCATAGAACCCGACACGTCCATCATGTAAATGACGACAGCGTTTGCTTGCGGCTGAACCACCGGTTTAAACGAGCGATAGCGAAAGTCGCCGCGAATGGGAATGATCACTGGATTTTCTGGTGTGTAAATACCACTTGAAATGTAACGCTTTAGCGCACGCTTATAGGAAGACTTAAAGTGCCGCAGGCCCTCGGGTCCAACGGGGGCTATTCCAGAATATTTGTTTTTGGTCGCATCCTGTCTTGGACGACCTTTCGGTTTGATGTCCGGCAGTTCGAGCTCTTCACCTAAAATCTGGGCGAGTTCGTCCATGGTGATGCCGACTTCAATCTGATGTTCGCCAGATTGATTTCCGGCTTCCCCGCTGCCATTTTGCGGATCCCCGTCCATCGAATCGCCTGGCTTACCTTGCCCCTGACCAACGCCGCCGCTCTGCTTGGGTCCGTACTTGAAACGAGGAATATCAATTGAAGGAACCGGAATCTTCACGAAATCGTTTTCACGCTTACCGATCATCTCGCCATGCGTGACGTACTTCTTGAAGTTCTCTTTGATCCGCCCTCGGACGATGTCACGAAAGCGGTTTTGGTCCTCACGAATCGACATAGCACCTACTGTTTCTTAACGTCTCCACGAGCGAAAATACTTGCGACGTACTGAAGCACATCCGTCGCAGAAATCTCGTCATACCCGTAATCTTTAATCAGTCGCGACTTCACGATGTCGATCTTTTCCTGCGTCTCTTTGTCGACAACCGACGAAACCAAAGAGGTTAGCTTGATCGAATCCTTTTGGTCTTCGAACAACTTAAGCTCCAGAGCCTTGTGTAGACGCTCGTTCGTCTTGTAATCGAACTTCTTTCCTTCGATCGAGAGTTTACCGATGTAGTTCATGATTTCGCTTCGGAAGTCCTGCTTGCGCGATTCAGGAATCTCGATTTTCTCTTCAACCGCGCGCATGAGACGCTCATCCGGCTCCTCATCGTGCCCCGTAAAGTGATTGCGAACACGTTCTTTGTGCGTGAACGCCTTCACGTGATCAATGTAATTCGCGCACAAGCGAGCCAGCGCCGAATCGTCGGCCGAAATCGCTCGTTGCACTTCGCCCTTGATAATCTCTTCGTATTCCTGCTTCACCACTCCAAGGAGTTCGCGGAATTCATTTCGAAGTTCTTCGTTCGATAAAAGTGCGTGGCTCTTAAGCCCCGATTCAAGCTCATTCAAAACCATGAACGGATTAACCGAACCGCGATTCGCTTGCTGGGCATTCACAAGTGCATTGGATAACTTGTCCTGAATATAACGCGGAGAAATTCCGTCCAAACCTTCGCGAGTCGCTTCTTTGCGAAGCTCCTTTACGTTGTCTTCCGTGTAGTTTGGCAGGGTTTTTCCGTCGTAAAGCTTCATCTTCTGCAGCCGAGTGAGATTTGCTTTCTTCGGTTTTTCTAAACGCGTGAGGACCGCCCACATCGCCGCCATTTCAACGGTATGCGGTGCAATCGACACACCTCGAAGTTTGCGCGAGTTGAAATCCTTTTTATAAATATTCACTTCATGGCGCCACTTTGTGATGTACGGAATATCAATTTTCACCGTTCGGTCACGAAGGGCTTCCATGAATTCGTTATCTTGCAGTCGGCGATACTCAGGTTCGTTCGTATGGCCAATGATCACTTCATCGATATGTGTTTGCGCAAACTTCTTCGGCTTCACTCGATGTTCTTGCGAGGCACCCAAAAGGTCGTACAAGAATGCGACGTCAAGCTTCAGAACTTCTACAAATTCAATCATCCCACGATTGGCAACGTTGAATTCCCCATCGAAGTTAAAGGCTCGCGGATCTGAATCTGAACCGTATTCGGCGATCTTGCGGTAATTGATATCGCCAGTCAGTTCGGTTGAGTCTTGGTTCTTTTCGTCTTTCGGCTGGAACGTGCCAATGCCGATTCGGTCAGCTTCGCTCAACACAAGACGTTTTACTCTAACGTGCGAGAGAACCTTAGTCACATCGCCAAGATACTTTTCCATCAACTGACGGAATATGTAGCGTGACGGCGGAGAAAGTTCGCCGTCGATGTTGATGCGGAACTCGGTTTTGTTGCCTCGATTCAGCTCTTCGATAACGCGCGGACGAAGATCGTCAGGAATCAAAAGAAGGGGCTCTTCGTGCATCGGCGACTGATACGACTTTACGTCTTTTCCAAGAAGCCCCTGAAGCTCGCCCTTTTCGTCCACCCATTCGAAAGTGTACATCGCACCGCTATCCGTTTTCGAATAGCGTTCGACACCTTTTTTCAGTGACCGGCAGATCGTCGACTTTGCAGACCCAACTGGGCCGTGAAGAAGAATGACCCGTTTCTCCGTGCCATAACCGAGAGCTGCCGATCTCAATACATTCACCAGCTTCATCAGCGGTACATCAAGACCGAACACAGCGTCTTTTCCATCGTTTTCCGCGTCGTCAAAGAACTTGTAGCGTACGACTTGCTTCTTGAAGTCGATGTATTCTTCCGAGCCCTTTTCAACGACCATGTCATACATCCGTTGAAACGCGTTTCGGGTAACCTTCGGATTTTCTTTTACGAGACTCAGGTAATCGTTGAAGGTTCCCGACCATGCGAGGTCGCGAAACTTCTGATTTCCATTCCAGTCTTTAATAAGACTCGCGAGGTCGAAAGATTGGTTTGAGTTTCCTGTCGACATCAGCTGATCCCTCCGCCATGTTTCGGCGCTGCTGTTTGCTAGTTGGTGATGTTCCGTCTCAAGCCGAGACTTTCCCCTATGAAAAGTCTGACAGACTAAAGCCAATGAACCAAATCAAAACGACTTATAATTGCATACGGCGGGCATCGACTTCGCGGTGGGCTCATTACTAGACGTCCAAACGCACCGAATCGACGGTCCAGTTGATGGCTACTATAAGGGAAACTGGCCTTATCGAATAATTTTGAAACCGCGCGGCGGCTCGAGCGACCAAAGTTCGGCACGCTCCTCGACTTTAGACCTGACCGGCTTGAGATTCATTTTTAGCCGGCTACCGTCGTTCGACTTGATTTCAAAACTGGTCACTTCGTAGCCTCTTGTGCGATCGATTGAAAAACCAGTTCCTGATGCACAGAATTCTTTGGCTGGTTTACCGCGCCCCTCCGCGGTAGAGGTAGTGCAACTAATTCCGCGACGCTTCAAATGTTCTCGATCAAAATCGCGATCGAACAAAATCGCTTCAATTTCGGCGGGCGAAACTTCCATTGGTAAAATCGACTGAAAGGCACGCGGAGAATTCGGTGCAATGACAAACTTCTTTTGGCTTGGTAGCAGTATCCG comes from the Deltaproteobacteria bacterium genome and includes:
- a CDS encoding SpoVR family protein produces the protein MANLTPELEKWRVKILKVAEGYGLDMFETIFEIITYDQINQFAAYGGFPVRYPHWRFGMEYEQLSKSYEYGLSKIYEMVVNTDPCYAYLMEGNRMVDQKLVMAHVYGHCDFFKNNQWFAPTNRKMMDQVANHATRIRRYIDRYGINTVEDFIDKVLSLENLIDRHSPYMQRRTPQQQAKTDDPKTADVSLLKMANRDYMDEYINPREFVEHQKQKAAAETTRMEKFPREPQRDILAFLMHHAPLKNWQQDIISIIRDEAYYFAPQGMTKIMNEGWASYWHSKMMTQDILSDSEIIDFADAHSGTMAMSPNGFNPYKIGIELFRNIEDRWNKGQFGKEWNECDDIRLKLNWDKKLGIGREKIFEIRRNYNDVTFIDEFLTEDFCVENKMFVYKFNKRTGQYEVDTRDFPLIKRQLLFQLTNFGQPIIQVENANFENRGELLLTHMFEGIEMQPDYMRETLKNLQSIWGRPVCIATVQDEQTKLYRHDGAEIQEIAIGDANAKTDASSGEA
- a CDS encoding DUF444 family protein; this encodes MSIREDQNRFRDIVRGRIKENFKKYVTHGEMIGKRENDFVKIPVPSIDIPRFKYGPKQSGGVGQGQGKPGDSMDGDPQNGSGEAGNQSGEHQIEVGITMDELAQILGEELELPDIKPKGRPRQDATKNKYSGIAPVGPEGLRHFKSSYKRALKRYISSGIYTPENPVIIPIRGDFRYRSFKPVVQPQANAVVIYMMDVSGSMGEEQKEIVRLESFWINTWLKRHYKGLETRFIIHDATAKEVDEKTFFSTSESGGTLISSAFKLAKDIIEADYPPNQWNIYPFHFSDGDNWSGEDTRLCMRLLQEFFLPNVNQFGYGQVESKYGSGQFAKDLEREFPDDERLVISKIENRDKILGSIKDFLGKGR
- a CDS encoding serine protein kinase — its product is MSTGNSNQSFDLASLIKDWNGNQKFRDLAWSGTFNDYLSLVKENPKVTRNAFQRMYDMVVEKGSEEYIDFKKQVVRYKFFDDAENDGKDAVFGLDVPLMKLVNVLRSAALGYGTEKRVILLHGPVGSAKSTICRSLKKGVERYSKTDSGAMYTFEWVDEKGELQGLLGKDVKSYQSPMHEEPLLLIPDDLRPRVIEELNRGNKTEFRINIDGELSPPSRYIFRQLMEKYLGDVTKVLSHVRVKRLVLSEADRIGIGTFQPKDEKNQDSTELTGDINYRKIAEYGSDSDPRAFNFDGEFNVANRGMIEFVEVLKLDVAFLYDLLGASQEHRVKPKKFAQTHIDEVIIGHTNEPEYRRLQDNEFMEALRDRTVKIDIPYITKWRHEVNIYKKDFNSRKLRGVSIAPHTVEMAAMWAVLTRLEKPKKANLTRLQKMKLYDGKTLPNYTEDNVKELRKEATREGLDGISPRYIQDKLSNALVNAQQANRGSVNPFMVLNELESGLKSHALLSNEELRNEFRELLGVVKQEYEEIIKGEVQRAISADDSALARLCANYIDHVKAFTHKERVRNHFTGHDEEPDERLMRAVEEKIEIPESRKQDFRSEIMNYIGKLSIEGKKFDYKTNERLHKALELKLFEDQKDSIKLTSLVSSVVDKETQEKIDIVKSRLIKDYGYDEISATDVLQYVASIFARGDVKKQ